A window of the Lactuca sativa cultivar Salinas chromosome 5, Lsat_Salinas_v11, whole genome shotgun sequence genome harbors these coding sequences:
- the LOC111882813 gene encoding septum-promoting GTP-binding protein 1 isoform X2 translates to MRHQEGSLDFHGSRLREATVKMAHLYRRIFRLDVRWSVLLQKVSVFREIIRLIWDRFLACSMGKPVRYRRLSQGSSSPAEELESGFDLENPTTTCNGYQEDSDLVTLKISLLGDCQIGKTSFMIKYVGDEQENGRLEMAGLNLMDKTLSFGGARIAFSIWDVGGDKRSNDQVPLACKDSVAILFMFDLTSRCTLHNVLGWYMQARKWNQTAIPILIGTKFDDFVMLPPDLQWTIVNQENVSIEMFPLGFRVANTI, encoded by the exons ATGAGACACCAAGAAGGAAGTTTGGACTTTCATGGATCAAGATTACGAGAAGCCACCGTAAAGATGGCTCATCTTTACCGGAGAATCTTCCGATTAGACGTCCGATGGAGTGTTTTACTCCAGAAGGTTTCAGTTTTTCGAGAAATCATTCGATTGATCTGGGATAGATTTCTTGCTTGTTCAATGGGGAAACCAGTCCGGTACCGGAGATTGTCTCAGGGGTCATCTTCTCCGGCGGAGGAATTGGAATCTGGTTTTGACCTTgaaaaccccaccaccacctgcaACGGCTATCAAGAAGATTCAGATTTAGTTACTCTCAAGATTAGTTTATTGGGTGATTGTCAAATTGGAAAAACAAGTTTCATG ATTAAATACGTTGGAGACGAACAAGAGAACGGAAGATTGGAGATGGCTGGTTTAAATCTAATGGATAAGACGCTGTCGTTTGGTGGAGCAAGAATTGCATTTAGTATATGGGATGTTGGag GTGATAAGAGATCGAACGATCAAGTCCCGTTAGCGTGCAAAGACTCCGTCGCAATCTTGTTTATGTTCGATCTAACAAGCCGATGCACCCTCCACaa TGTATTAGGATGGTATATGCAAGCAAGAAAATGGAATCAG ACTGCAATTCCTATCTTGATAGGGACCAAGTTTGATGATTTTGTAATGCTTCCACCAGATCTACAATGGACCATTGTAAATCAG GAGAACGTTTCAATTGAAATGTTTCCGTTGGGTTTCAGAGTAGCAAACACCATTTGA
- the LOC111882813 gene encoding septum-promoting GTP-binding protein 1 isoform X1, whose amino-acid sequence MRHQEGSLDFHGSRLREATVKMAHLYRRIFRLDVRWSVLLQKVSVFREIIRLIWDRFLACSMGKPVRYRRLSQGSSSPAEELESGFDLENPTTTCNGYQEDSDLVTLKISLLGDCQIGKTSFMIKYVGDEQENGRLEMAGLNLMDKTLSFGGARIAFSIWDVGGDKRSNDQVPLACKDSVAILFMFDLTSRCTLHNVLGWYMQARKWNQTAIPILIGTKFDDFVMLPPDLQWTIVNQARAYAKVMKATLFFSSARHNINVNKIFKYIMARLFNLPWSLQPNLNQGEPIIDLY is encoded by the exons ATGAGACACCAAGAAGGAAGTTTGGACTTTCATGGATCAAGATTACGAGAAGCCACCGTAAAGATGGCTCATCTTTACCGGAGAATCTTCCGATTAGACGTCCGATGGAGTGTTTTACTCCAGAAGGTTTCAGTTTTTCGAGAAATCATTCGATTGATCTGGGATAGATTTCTTGCTTGTTCAATGGGGAAACCAGTCCGGTACCGGAGATTGTCTCAGGGGTCATCTTCTCCGGCGGAGGAATTGGAATCTGGTTTTGACCTTgaaaaccccaccaccacctgcaACGGCTATCAAGAAGATTCAGATTTAGTTACTCTCAAGATTAGTTTATTGGGTGATTGTCAAATTGGAAAAACAAGTTTCATG ATTAAATACGTTGGAGACGAACAAGAGAACGGAAGATTGGAGATGGCTGGTTTAAATCTAATGGATAAGACGCTGTCGTTTGGTGGAGCAAGAATTGCATTTAGTATATGGGATGTTGGag GTGATAAGAGATCGAACGATCAAGTCCCGTTAGCGTGCAAAGACTCCGTCGCAATCTTGTTTATGTTCGATCTAACAAGCCGATGCACCCTCCACaa TGTATTAGGATGGTATATGCAAGCAAGAAAATGGAATCAG ACTGCAATTCCTATCTTGATAGGGACCAAGTTTGATGATTTTGTAATGCTTCCACCAGATCTACAATGGACCATTGTAAATCAG GCACGGGCATACGCAAAGGTTATGAAAGCAACGTTATTTTTTTCAAGTGCTCGACACAACATTAATGTGAACAAGATCTTCAAATACATCATGGCTCGACTCTTCAATTTACCATGGTCTCTTCAACCCAATTTAAACCAAGGGGAGCCCATTATCGATCTTTACTAG
- the LOC111882803 gene encoding glucose-6-phosphate/phosphate translocator 2, chloroplastic, translating into MIFSLKQSNVTIPVFSSKIIDHRRNHPEQFSVLPPLSNPKASKISIVSNSKPLHVSSIQTFGSLRTLLYAGRSPKSSVACNAYEADRSDAEVVGDKIEAARRVKIGVYFATWWFLNVIFNIYNKKVLNAFPYPWLTSTLSLAAGSAIMLISWATKVAEAPNTDLDFWKSLFPVALAHTIGHVAATVSMSKVAVSFTHIIKSGEPAFSVLVSRFILGETFPLPVYLSLIPIIGGCGLSALTELNFNMTGFMGAMISNLAFVFRNIFSKRGMKGKSVSGMNYYACLSLLSLLILTPFAIAVEGPKMWAAGWQNAISEIGPNFIWWVAAQSIFYHLYNQVSYMSLDEISPLTFSVGNTMKRISVIVSSIIIFHTPVQPVNALGAAIAILGTFLYSQAKQ; encoded by the exons ATGATCTTCTCTTTGAAGCAATCCAATGTAACGATTCCAGTATTCAGTTCTAAAATTATTGATCACCGAAGAAATCATCCGGAACAATTCTCGGTTTTACCGCCTCTTTCAAATCCCAAAGCTAGCAAAATTTCCATCGTCTCAAATTCAAAACCACTACATGTTTCctcaattcaaacttttggatcGTTACGAACGCTATTATATGCTGGTCGGAGTCCAAAATCTAGTGTCGCGTGTAACGCCTATGAAGCTGATCGATCTGATGCGGAAGTAGTTGGTGACAAAATCGAAGCAGCAAGGAGGGTTAAGATCGGTGTTTATTTTGCAACATGGTGGTTTTTGAATGTGATTTTTAACATTTATAATAAGAAGGTTCTGAATGCTTTTCCATACCCATGGTTGACTTCAACGTTGTCTCTTGCTGCTGGATCAGCCATCATGTTGATCTCTTGGGCTACAAAAGTCGCTGAAGCACCCAACACCGATCTCGACTTCTGGAAATCCTTATTCCCT GTTGCATTAGCACATACAATTGGTCATGTTGCAGCAACTGTTAGCATGTCAAAAGTTGCTGTTTCATTCACACACATAATCAAGAGCGGTGAGCCTGCTTTTAGTGTGTTGGTGTCAAGGTTCATATTGGGAGAAACATTCCCTTTGCCAGTTTACTTGTCTCTTATACCAATCATCGGTGGTTGTGGCCTTTCTGCCCTAACTGAACTCAATTTCAACATGACTG ggtttatggGTGCCATGATTTCGAATTTGGCGTTTGTGTTTAGGAACATATTTTCCAAAAGAGGCATGAAGGGGAAATCTGTTAGTGGGATGAACTATTATGCTTGTTTATCTTTGCTATCACTTTTGATTCTTACACCATTTGCAATTGCTGTTGAGGGTCCTAAAATGTGGGCTGCTGGATGGCAGAATGCCATCTCTGAAATTGGACCCAATTTCATTTG GTGGGTGGCTGCACAGAGTATCTTCTATCATTTGTACAATCAGGTTTCATACATGTCACTTGATGAAATCTCTCCTTTGACGTTTAGTGTTGGGAACACAATGAAGCGTATATCTGTCATTGTTTCTTCTATTATCATTTTCCATACACCCGTGCAACCAGTCAATGCTCTTGGAGCTGCAATCGCTATCCTTGGAACtttcttgtattctcag GCGAAGCAGTGA